In the Streptobacillus moniliformis DSM 12112 genome, one interval contains:
- a CDS encoding HAD family hydrolase yields MKKIAAFFDVDGTIFRNSLLIEHFKMLIKFEFIDEGSFFGDIRQKFKMWEERKGTYDDYLEELVDIYIECIKNVEQKDIDYVAQRVIENRAQKMYAYSRNKIKDHLEKGHLIIIISGSPSFLVDKMAKKLNATDFIATEYLLDENNKYNGENIPMWDSKSKIKAIKDFEKKYDIDLENSYAYGDTTGDFGMFEMVGNPVAINPAKKLFKKISNDKNIKDKIKIVVERKDMIYILDSNVEFM; encoded by the coding sequence ATGAAAAAAATTGCAGCTTTTTTTGATGTTGATGGTACAATTTTTAGAAATTCTCTACTAATAGAACATTTTAAAATGTTAATTAAGTTTGAATTTATTGATGAAGGAAGTTTTTTCGGAGATATAAGGCAAAAGTTTAAAATGTGGGAAGAGAGAAAGGGAACTTATGATGACTATCTTGAAGAATTGGTTGATATATATATAGAATGTATAAAAAATGTTGAGCAAAAAGATATAGATTATGTAGCTCAAAGAGTTATAGAAAATAGGGCTCAGAAAATGTATGCCTACTCAAGAAATAAAATAAAAGATCATTTAGAAAAAGGTCATCTAATAATAATAATTTCTGGTTCACCATCATTTTTAGTTGATAAAATGGCTAAAAAATTAAATGCAACTGATTTTATAGCAACTGAATATCTACTTGATGAAAATAATAAATATAATGGTGAAAATATACCAATGTGGGATAGTAAAAGTAAAATAAAAGCAATAAAAGATTTTGAAAAGAAATATGATATAGATTTGGAAAATTCTTATGCATATGGGGATACAACAGGCGATTTTGGAATGTTTGAGATGGTCGGTAACCCTGTTGCAATAAATCCAGCAAAAAAATTATTCAAAAAAATATCAAATGATAAAAACATTAAAGATAAAATAAAAATAGTCGTTGAAAGAAAAGACATGATTTATATTTTAGATTCTAATGTTGAGTTTATGTAA
- a CDS encoding helix-turn-helix domain-containing protein, with amino-acid sequence MITTGEVICKYLKIKNINQIFLAKNLGITPQYVNGIIKNKRSASKKVIDKIIKFLKISDEDIDMIKKYEIFKKTGVIKKEAVNIKIEAIYTDYGYVEEYKEGLIILEEFGDIYSDCYIIRIETENLNKFCYGDYVVIKKEKDILTEYFNKYFLVKIDDEIDFCKIEKIDDKLLLTYLNKNKGKKIIRVNKKIEIIGTIIGKYSLWKE; translated from the coding sequence ATGATAACTACAGGTGAAGTGATTTGTAAATATCTAAAAATTAAAAATATTAATCAAATATTTTTAGCAAAGAATTTAGGAATAACACCACAATATGTAAATGGGATTATTAAGAATAAAAGAAGTGCTTCTAAGAAAGTAATAGATAAAATTATTAAATTTTTGAAAATTTCAGATGAGGATATTGATATGATTAAGAAATATGAAATTTTTAAAAAAACAGGAGTTATAAAAAAAGAAGCAGTAAATATAAAAATTGAAGCTATATACACAGATTATGGTTATGTAGAAGAATATAAAGAAGGTTTAATTATCTTAGAAGAATTTGGCGATATATATTCAGATTGCTATATAATAAGAATTGAAACAGAAAATCTTAATAAGTTTTGTTATGGTGATTATGTTGTTATAAAAAAAGAAAAAGATATATTAACAGAATATTTTAATAAATATTTTTTAGTTAAAATTGATGATGAAATTGATTTTTGTAAGATAGAAAAAATTGATGATAAATTATTATTAACTTATTTAAATAAGAATAAAGGTAAAAAGATAATAAGAGTTAATAAAAAAATAGAGATTATTGGGACTATTATTGGTAAGTATAGTCTATGGAAGGAATAA
- a CDS encoding DUF1858 domain-containing protein, which produces MIILKIRVHEDMNIDEVVEKYPIVSHILMRYGLGCSGCIISTAETIGEGIELHGLDADIILEEINMILEMEEEEKNKENAV; this is translated from the coding sequence GTGATTATTTTGAAAATTAGAGTTCATGAAGATATGAATATTGATGAAGTAGTTGAAAAATATCCTATAGTTTCACATATTTTGATGCGTTATGGCTTAGGATGTTCAGGTTGTATAATCTCTACTGCTGAAACTATTGGAGAAGGTATAGAATTACATGGTTTAGATGCAGATATAATACTTGAAGAGATAAATATGATACTTGAAATGGAAGAAGAAGAAAAGAATAAGGAAAATGCGGTCTAA